One Candidatus Deferrimicrobium sp. genomic window, GTGGTGGAGAGCACCGCTCCCTCGACGACGAGGTTGTGGGCGACCCCCATCATCAGGCCGCACTGCGTCACCTGGAAGGGGGTAAGGTGCAGCGGCACGATCACCGCGATGGCGGCGTAGAGGTTCAGGAGGAACGCGGCGACGAAGGCGAAGGCGGCCTCTCCCGGAAGACCGAAGACCCCCATCACCGGCGCGAAGACCTTCCCGAGCAGATCGAGGAACGGGGTCTCTTTCAGCAGCGTGACGGCCACGTAGAGCGGCACCGACACCTTGATGATCTTGAGGGACGTCCTGAACCCCGCCGACAGGCCCGTGCGGACCCGCGTCGGGATGTCGGGGATCGACTCCTCCGCCGCCGCTCCCGTTGTTTCGTGTCCGTCCATTTCCCCTCCCGAGACTTGTACGATAGCATGACAGGGCAAGGAGGTCGCGATGCCGGACGACCTGTCGCACCGCACGAACCGGAAGCTCTCACCTGGATGGCACTCTCCCCTGGGCGCCACCTTGGGGCAGGGAGGAGTCAACTTCTCCCTCTACTCGGCAACCGCGGAGGAGGTGTGGCTCCTCCTGTTCGACCGCCCCGACGGCAACCCGACCGACATCATCCGCGTCCGGAATCGGGACCGATTTTCCTGGCACGTCTTCGTCCACGGCGCAGGCGCCGGCCAGTTCTACGGGTTCAAGGTCCGAGGTCCCTTCGACCCGGCCCGTGGGCTCCGGTTCAATGACCGGAAGCTGCTGATCGACCCGTACGCGAAGGCGCTCACCGGCAAGATCGTCAACGAGGACAACCTGTTGTTGGCCTACGACCCGGGCGACCCGGCGCGGGACCTCTCCCTCGATCGCCGGGAAAACCAGGCCGTCGTCCCGAAGGCGATCGTTGTGGATGACCGGTTCGACTGGAGCGGGGACGCGCCGCCGTCCATCCCATTCGAACGGTTGGTGATCTACGAGACCCACCTGAAGGGATTCACCGCCCACCCCTCCTCGAAGGTGTCGCACCCCGGGACGTACCTGGGCTTCATCGAGAGGATCCCCCACCTTCGATCCCTCGGCGTGAACGCCGTCGAACTGCTCCCCGTGCAGGAGTTCTACGTCGACGACTTCCTCCGCGCGAAGGGACTCACGAACTACTGGGGGTATAACACGGCCGCCTTCTTCGCTCCCGAGTCGTCCTTCGGCACCGGTCGCCGCCCCGGGTGTCAGGTGGAGGAGTTCAAGATGCTGGTGCGGGAGCTGCACCGTGCGGGAATCGAGGTGATCCTCGACGTGGTGTACAACCACACGGGCGAAGGGAACGAGCGGGGGCCCACCTTCTCTTTCAAGGGGATCGACAATCCATCGTATTACGTGTTGACCGGTGGCCCTCACGAACCGGCGCGCTACTATATGAACTGGACTGGGTGCGGCAACTCCTTCAACCTGTCGAACCCCCCTGCGATCCGGCTGGTGATGGATTCGTTGCGGTACTGGGCCGAAATGATGCACGTCGACGGGTTCCGGTTCGATCTCGCCTCCGTTCTGGGACGCGATGGCGGGTTGTACCAGAGATGCGCCTCCTTCTTCGACGCCGTCTCCCAGGACCCGGTGCTGCAGAAGACCAAGCTCATCGCCGAACCGTGGGACCTGGGGTCGTACGAGGTAGGGAATTTCCCCGTAGACTGGTCGGAGTGGAACGGCCGGTTCCGCGACACGGTGCGCCGCTTCGTGAAGGGGGACGGCGGGCAGCTTCGGGACCTTGGATTCCGGCTGACGGGGTCGGCCGACCTGTACGGCGACGACGGGCGTTCCGCCTACAACAGCGTCAACCTCGTCACCTGC contains:
- a CDS encoding nucleoside recognition domain-containing protein — its product is MDGHETTGAAAEESIPDIPTRVRTGLSAGFRTSLKIIKVSVPLYVAVTLLKETPFLDLLGKVFAPVMGVFGLPGEAAFAFVAAFLLNLYAAIAVIVPLHLTPFQVTQCGLMMGVAHNLVVEGAVLSTTGARGGVLTLCRLVIACAAGLLLRGLWGLWETAASWAMTLPGLS
- the glgX gene encoding glycogen debranching protein GlgX, with amino-acid sequence MPDDLSHRTNRKLSPGWHSPLGATLGQGGVNFSLYSATAEEVWLLLFDRPDGNPTDIIRVRNRDRFSWHVFVHGAGAGQFYGFKVRGPFDPARGLRFNDRKLLIDPYAKALTGKIVNEDNLLLAYDPGDPARDLSLDRRENQAVVPKAIVVDDRFDWSGDAPPSIPFERLVIYETHLKGFTAHPSSKVSHPGTYLGFIERIPHLRSLGVNAVELLPVQEFYVDDFLRAKGLTNYWGYNTAAFFAPESSFGTGRRPGCQVEEFKMLVRELHRAGIEVILDVVYNHTGEGNERGPTFSFKGIDNPSYYVLTGGPHEPARYYMNWTGCGNSFNLSNPPAIRLVMDSLRYWAEMMHVDGFRFDLASVLGRDGGLYQRCASFFDAVSQDPVLQKTKLIAEPWDLGSYEVGNFPVDWSEWNGRFRDTVRRFVKGDGGQLRDLGFRLTGSADLYGDDGRSAYNSVNLVTCHDGFTLRDLVSFNGKHNEANLEGNRDGSDANNSWNCGVEGETDDPEIVRLRRRLAKNHACLLLFSSGTPMILGGDEFLRTQGGNNNAYCQDNPVSWFDWGEVERNADMVSFFRKAIAFTKKYTILQWRKFFTGTDRDGNAIPDIQWFGEDLASPRWDDPEARILCYLLDGSEEPSEAGTYFLFLALNGDYRQREVMVPPLPPGLRWHRAIDTSLPAGEDFVDDGAEPLPDPGDRYLVNPRTTVVLLGK